One Rhizoctonia solani chromosome 2, complete sequence DNA segment encodes these proteins:
- a CDS encoding squalene monooxygenase produces MAEYDVVIVGAGIAGSAMAHALATMEAARPLKIALLERSLVEPDRIVGELLQPGGVEALKKLGLQETTEDIGAIPVHGYAVLNAGTTVHIPYPGTAQGRSFHHGRFVMQLRDAAAKHPNVEMIEATVSELVEENGKVTGVRARRKDKEDETFSAGLTIVADGCFSKFRNRVLRPGAKRPKTKSHFVGAVLKDARLPIPQHGTVALTENGPVLLYQIEEHDTRMLVDVKGETLPRDLAGYIRQNVIPELPPSLRSPVEAAISSERLRSMPNSLLFAAQQGSSSHPPGVLLLGDSWNMRHPLTGGGMTVALNDVVILQRLLSEYLASRGPDIHEGVKSTWSEWDELAGILKKWHWERKSLASTVNILSVALYDLFGAKDENLHVLRTGCFKYFQRGGECVNGPVGLLSALTPRLGLLAYHFFSVAFYSIWILFTQPKPKPVPYPEDERSGTTTPDSGVEVESDSIIRRRKTSQTSGELVQAEDDQAPGLSDYPRLFIQSIVVFWTACVVFGPLLWSEIRWW; encoded by the exons ATGGCCGAATATGACGTTGTTATTGTTGGGGCTGGCATAGCTGGGAGCGCCATGGCACACGCTCTGGCCACAATGGAAGCGGCTCGACCCCTTAAAATCGCGCTGCTCGAACGTTCACTGGTCGAACCTGATCGAATAGTCGGAGAGCTCCTACAGCCTGGTGGAGTCGAGGCGCTTAAAAAACTGGGATTGCAGGAAACGACGGAGGATATAGGTGCGATACCCGTCCATGGCTATGCGGTGCTCAACGCAGGGACCACCGTACATATACCCTACCCTGGGACTGCTCAAGGTCGGAGCTTCCATCATGGCCGTTTTGTCATGCAACTTCGTGATGCTGCTGCAAAGCACCCAAATGTCGAGATGATTGAGGCCACCGTCAGCGAACTTGTCGAAGAAAACGGCAAAGTCACAGGCGTCCGTGCTCGACGaaaggacaaggaagacGAAACGTTCAGCGCTGGATTGACCATTGTCGCCGACGGATGCTTCTCAAAATTCCGAAACCGGGTCTTGAGGCCGGGTGCAAAGAGGCCCAAGACTAAATCTCATTTCGTTGGTGCAGTGCTCAAGGACGCGCGCTTACCCATTCCTCAACATGGGACAGTCGCATTGACCGAGAACGGACCCGTCTTGTTGTACCAAATCGAAGAGCATGACACACGAATGCTCGTTGATGTCAAGGGGGAAACACTCCCTCGCGACCTTGCC GGATACATTCGCCAAAATGTCATCCCCGAACTCCCGCCCTCTCTTCGTTCTCCTGTCGAAGCCGCCATCTCATCCGAACGTCTACGCTCAATGCCCAACTCACTTCTTTTCGCTGCCCAACAAGGCTCGTCTTCTCATCCACCCGGTGTGCTTTTGCTAGGTGATAGCTGGAATATGCGTCACCCGCTTACCGGAGGTGGAATGACGGTTGCATTGAACGATGTGGTTATTCTTCAGCGCCTTTTGAGCGAGTACCTCGCCAGCCGCGGGCCTGACATCCACGAAGGAGTGAAGAGTACATGGAGTGAATGGGACGAGCTGGCTGGGATTTTGAAAAAGTGGCACTGGGAACGCAAATCTCTGGCAAGCACAGTAAATATCCTGAGTGTGGCCCTTTATGACTTGTTCGGCGCCAAGG ATGAAAACTTGCATGTTCTCCGAACGGGGTGCTTCAAGTACTTCCAACGTGGTGGAGAATGCGTTAACGGTCCGGTAGGACTACTATCTGC CCTTACACCTCGACTCGGTCTCTTGGCATACCATTTCTTCTCAGTTGCATTTTATTCTATTTGGATCCTCTTCACGCAACCCAAACCTAAACCAGTCCCTTATCCCGAAGACGAAAGGTCAGGCACCACGACACCGGACAGCGGAGTCGAAGTGGAGAGTGACAGTATTATCCGACGACGCAAGACCTCTCAGACATCTGGAGAACTCGTGCAGGCCGAAGATGACCAAGCGCCCGGTCTGTCTGATTACCCTCGACTATTCATTCAAAGTATTGTTGTG TTTTGGACAGCATGCGTCGTGTTTGGTCCACTCTTGTGGAGTGAGATTAGGTGGTGGTAG